Genomic segment of Chlamydiales bacterium STE3:
CCTCTCGCTTGAGTACATGCCAGGGCGTATTTTAAGCAATAACATCACAAACGTCTCTTCGATCGATATTGTACGTATCGCTCTGCAGAAGCTCAACCGCGGTTTCGCAGATATTATCCGCTTAGAAGCAGATCCCGGGCTGGGCAATGGAGGCTTGGGCAGACTAGCCTCTTGTTTTTTAGATTCTTTAGCGACATTGCACTATCCTGCTAGAGCTTATGGTCTGCGCTATCAGTATGGAATTTTTGAGCAGCAGTTATGGGATGGCAATCAAATTGAGGCGCCTGATTGCTGGCTAATCAATGAGTACCCGTGGGAATTCCGTCGGGATCTACGCAAGGTAACCGTAAAATATTGTGGAGAACCCACACCTTCTCACAATATCCATGGCGATGAAATTATGTCCCTTAAAGGCTATGAAGAAGTCTGGGCACTTCCCTACGATATTCCGATTGTAGGGTATGCGAAAAACCGTGACTTTTCAGTTGTCACCCTTAGACTTTGGTCGACCAAAGAGTCGCCACGCAATTTTCAGCTACAGCGCTACAATGCAGGCCGTCTGGATCAAGCTGCTGAAAACACCACTCTTACTGATGTGCTTTATCCAAGCGATCACCATGAAACGGGCAAAAGGGTTCGATTAAAGCAAGAATACTTGCTGGTTGCGGCATCACTACAAGATATTTTTCGCCATTACATGGCAAAGCATGAAAACCTGCGTGATTTTTCGGATAAAGTCCGCATTCAAATTAACGATACGCACCCCTCTCTTGTTATTCCAGAAATGATCCGTATTTTAATGCAAAAACATGACATCCCATGGAAAATGGCTGTGGATATTACGCAAGCTGTTACCGGCTATACAAACCATACCATTTTAGAAGAAGCCCTCGAGCAGTGGGATCAAAGCCTCTTATATTACCTGCTTCCGCGTCAATGCCGTATTATTGAACGTCTTAACTACGAACTCTGCAATACCTTACGTACAAAACATCTTGCCGATGAAGGTAGGGTTCAACACATGTCTATTATTGAAAAAGGCAAGGTGCGTATGGCTAATCTTGCGATTGTTGGCTCGCACAAAGTCAACGGTGTCGCAGAGATCCATAGCAATATCTTAAAAAACGAGGTCTTCCGCGATTTTGCAGATTTAGATCATGATAAATTCATCAATATTACAAATGGCGTTACTCAAAGGCGATGGCTTTTGCATGCCAATCCAGAACTTGCTCATTTCATTACCAAACGTATTGGAGAAGGCTGGATTACAGACTTTCCCCAGATCAAAAAACTAGCGGCGTTTACCGACGATGGGGATACTCTTGCAGAGCTACAGGCGATTAAACGAAAAAATAAGCTACGTTTTATTGAATTTATTAATAAGGAAAACAAGCTGCGTGACACCTATGGCCATGAGGCATTTTCCTCTCCTTTAATCGATGTAGACTCTCTGTTCGACGTGCAGATTAAGCGTATCCATGAATATAAACGTCAGTTAATGAATGCGTTGCATCTTATTATGCTTTATCAAGAAATCTTGGAGAATCCCGAAACGACACGTGTGAAGCGTACCGCCATTTTCGGTGGGAAGGCAGCGGGAAGTTACGAAACGGCCAAAGCAATTATCCGCCTGATTTGCTGCATTGCAAGGAAAGTCAACCGCGATCCGATTGCTTCAAAGTTCCTTAAGATTATCTACGTAGAAAACTACAATGTTTCTCGCGCAGAAATCATTATCCCAGCAGCAGATCTTTCCGAACAAATTTCGACTGCCGGCAACGAAGCTTCTGGAACAGGGAACATGAAACTTGCAATCAATGGAGCGCTAACCATTGGCACTGATGATGGTGCAAACATTGAGATGAAAGAGCAGATTGGTCAGGAATGGTTCCCTTTTACTTTCGGAGCCTCAGCTAGAGAGATTTCTGAATTGAAACATTCTGGAAAATACAGCCCGCAAGAAATCTATTTGCAGAATGCAAAAATCCACAAGGCTGTGGATAGCTTAAGAGATAGAACCTTTGCTATTAACGATGAAGAGCACCAGGCTTTTAGCGATCTTTTCCATAAACTTTTGGAAAGCCATTATGGAGGACCACCTGATCGCTATTTTACGCTTCATGATTTACAGGGCTATTACGACACCCAACTAAAAGTAGAAGAGTTTTATAAAGATCCGGATAAGTGGCAACGCTATGCATTGCTAAATATTGCAGGAATGGGGCAATTCTCCACTGATATCTCTATCAAAAACTACTCTGACCTAATCTGGCAATTAACTCCTTGTCCCATGGACCAAGAGATCTTAGAAAATGTCCGTCACGTTTACAACCAATATGATAAATGCCGGATTTATTAATCAGCTACGTTACTAAGGTCACCCTTTTGCGGTGATCTTTAACTTCTCTTACATTTATCTAAGAAAACTTTTTATTAATTTCAAAGATTAAAGCTAAATCTATATTCAACTGTCTTATCAACGCTGTTGCTTTATAGATACTTTAACTAGTTGCGTCGGGAGCTTGGGACTGCTCCCGACACAAGCTGTTAATATTATTTATTTTTTTTTACGGGACTTGCCTCCTTTATGGCCTATTTCATTATAGAATTCAGGACCATAGTGAGAAGCGACGGCTGCACCACCCCTATGACCAGCCTCCTGACGGCTTACTCTTCCACCACGTGAGCCATGGCTTTCCTCTTCTTCTTCACCGGCTTCCTCCTCTTTCTCGTTATGCTCTTTCTCCCAGCGAGAGGCAGCGCCAGCACGCCCCGCCCTTTGGTGTTGAGCATGAGAGCCTCTGTGTTCACCTATATCTTCCTCTTCGTCCTCCTCTTCTTCTTCGTCATAATCTCTACCCCAACGGGCGGCAGCACCAGCTCGTCCAGCCTTTTGGTGTTGGGCATAGCTTCCACCACGCTGGCCTCTTGAGTAACCTTCTCTTCTTTCATCATTTTCATCTTCGCCTTCTTCTCCTTTCCAGCGTGCATGCCCTCCTTTGCGACCAATCTCTTGGTAAAATTCAGGGCCATATTCTTCAGCTACTGCCCTTCCGCCTTTGCGACCAATGTCTCGATAAATCAGGGCCATATTCTTCGGATACTGCTCTTCCGCCTCTTTGACCG
This window contains:
- a CDS encoding Glycogen phosphorylase (Product derived from UniProtKB/Swiss-Prot:Q9Z8N1;Gene name derived from UniProtKB/Swiss-Prot:Q9Z8N1;EC number derived from UniProtKB/Swiss-Prot:Q9Z8N1): MVSISMKEKTMSANVNLEAQADVLLTKVSHYLITVLGKTVDEANNDELYRALSYALREEIMANWLACSRTYEKQDVRWLFYLSLEYMPGRILSNNITNVSSIDIVRIALQKLNRGFADIIRLEADPGLGNGGLGRLASCFLDSLATLHYPARAYGLRYQYGIFEQQLWDGNQIEAPDCWLINEYPWEFRRDLRKVTVKYCGEPTPSHNIHGDEIMSLKGYEEVWALPYDIPIVGYAKNRDFSVVTLRLWSTKESPRNFQLQRYNAGRLDQAAENTTLTDVLYPSDHHETGKRVRLKQEYLLVAASLQDIFRHYMAKHENLRDFSDKVRIQINDTHPSLVIPEMIRILMQKHDIPWKMAVDITQAVTGYTNHTILEEALEQWDQSLLYYLLPRQCRIIERLNYELCNTLRTKHLADEGRVQHMSIIEKGKVRMANLAIVGSHKVNGVAEIHSNILKNEVFRDFADLDHDKFINITNGVTQRRWLLHANPELAHFITKRIGEGWITDFPQIKKLAAFTDDGDTLAELQAIKRKNKLRFIEFINKENKLRDTYGHEAFSSPLIDVDSLFDVQIKRIHEYKRQLMNALHLIMLYQEILENPETTRVKRTAIFGGKAAGSYETAKAIIRLICCIARKVNRDPIASKFLKIIYVENYNVSRAEIIIPAADLSEQISTAGNEASGTGNMKLAINGALTIGTDDGANIEMKEQIGQEWFPFTFGASAREISELKHSGKYSPQEIYLQNAKIHKAVDSLRDRTFAINDEEHQAFSDLFHKLLESHYGGPPDRYFTLHDLQGYYDTQLKVEEFYKDPDKWQRYALLNIAGMGQFSTDISIKNYSDLIWQLTPCPMDQEILENVRHVYNQYDKCRIY